The window CTATACTCTCATTGATAGAGAATAGAAAAATTACATCCAACAGAATTGATTATTCACCGCAGTTGCTTGAACTCTTTAAACGGTTCTTTGATATTGTCAGGGCAGAGCAGGATGCGTTGAATCCACTTCTGCCCATGCGACCTGCACTAAAATCGTTTTGAATGGATGATTCCGAACCGCGTTCCGGCCACTTTTTCTTTTACCTGCGCTTTATTGTTTCCAGGGCACAATCCGGCCCATGCAACAAAAGCAACCATGCTTTCAAACTCATCCAATGTAACACCGGTTTCGCCAAGAATGGATTGTGCTGACTGCTTATCGATCCCGGGAACTTCATCTAATCTTTCCAGTAAATTTGCATGGTCACGGGTAAGCATTTCCAATCTGACATTAATCTGTTCAATCTGTTTTTGAAACATCTCAATGACTTCCATCATACCAGTCAACTGGAATCAATGATGATCTTTAAAATATCCATGGAGAGTTGATCAACCATCGTGTCCTATTTAGGCAATGGGCTCGAGATATAATCATTCACCTGTCTGTCTGGTTTAGAAAAGGGTATGATAAATTCTAACTTTCGGCGGAGGAAACGCTTCAAGAAACAACACGCAAAAGCTATCATGCTTTTTGCACTAAAAGACAGGCTTTTTTAAACCGGTAAAATTTGTTCGTGATCAGTGAGAACTTGATGTATATTGTTATGATATCGATCATGATTCGAAGACGAATCCCATAACTGACTAACGGCCATGGGTCGACCTGGTCTCTCAACACCCAGGCCCAACCCACAACAAAACATGAAAGTAACTCAGCAGCTTATTGGTACTTTCATATAAATTTCCAAACAGGCTCTTACAAACTTAGGCCGGGGTGGCTATGATTTATGGCTATATTGGGCTGTCATGGCTGATGATCCGGTGTAACACCCCACTGTGCAATGGAAAGGGCAACCCAGGCAATAATAATCGAAAAAAACTGACGCCCGCCAGTAGAAAAAAACTGAACAAGAAACTTTCGTATCTTCTGTGAGACAGTTCCGATTTGAATATGGGATTCCATCGTGCTCATCATGAAAAGGGAAAGATCCATGACGGTCATACAGTAGACAAGCAGGGAGGCGACAATGAGAGAAATAATTCGGACGTCCCTTGAAATAATAGGCCATGCGATCAGCAGTGAAAAGGTTATGGCAGGATACAGCACCAGAAAAGAACCCGAACAGCAAAATCGGGATATATATTCGGCCTGAACGTATCGGTCACCCATCTTTACCCCTCCTTTCAGGCAAGCCTTAAACTTTATCTTGTGGTCTTCAGTATCAAATTTAGGCATCCGGAATTCAAAATAATCCGGATAGAGCAAACTAAGGATAGCAGGAACCACAGGCAGATAAATTTTGGCGTACCGACCAACAAAGCCATTAAGCATACCCGACAGCATTAAATAGAACAGCAGACAGATGATTACAGGCTTAATCTTCCCGGACATGTGTGCTGTCCTTTCCGGTTCCATAACGACTCACCCATATCAGAAAAAATATCCCACCTGCGAATATCACCATGAACTGTCCGATATAAATATGAAAAAAGTCGAACCACTCAGGTATCTTCAGCAGAATATAAAATAAAAGGACAATGCGGATAATATTTGTAAGATAAACCACCAGTATCCCGATTGCCAAGCCTGGCAGTTTATATCGGCACGCCATGGGAAAGGCCAGCATGGCAGAAAGAATAATCAAGATACCATCCATGCCGTCACAACCGGTAGCCACGGTCATGTTAACAGAAGTGGACTTAATATCCCTTCCGTTCTGGACAATCAACAGGTCCGGTGAAAAAAAGTTGATCAGTTTGACAGAGACATTGACATTCAGTCCTTCAATTAGGACTGGTTCAAGACTGGATTTTGACAGATAATACAAAAAGTGCCCTATCAGCATGAACAATGCAAAAAACAGTATAAATCTAATTTGATATCGTTTTTTCATCTTCTCCCGCAAACCATCTGAGTCTATTCAGGGAAAAAAAGGGGGGGGGCTAATTTAATTCCGGCCAATTGTAATACCCCCTATCTCATTCAACCTCCACGACAACATTTTCCAATAAGGCGGCGGAAAGATATGGTCACATACATAGCCCAGGCCCCAGTTGACAATTAAAATGGCAAGTTAAAAATCCTATATAGCATGA is drawn from uncultured Desulfobacter sp. and contains these coding sequences:
- a CDS encoding transposase; protein product: MMEVIEMFQKQIEQINVRLEMLTRDHANLLERLDEVPGIDKQSAQSILGETGVTLDEFESMVAFVAWAGLCPGNNKAQVKEKVAGTRFGIIHSKRF
- a CDS encoding archaeosortase/exosortase family protein, which produces MKKRYQIRFILFFALFMLIGHFLYYLSKSSLEPVLIEGLNVNVSVKLINFFSPDLLIVQNGRDIKSTSVNMTVATGCDGMDGILIILSAMLAFPMACRYKLPGLAIGILVVYLTNIIRIVLLFYILLKIPEWFDFFHIYIGQFMVIFAGGIFFLIWVSRYGTGKDSTHVRED